A stretch of Pseudoclavibacter chungangensis DNA encodes these proteins:
- a CDS encoding aminotransferase class I/II-fold pyridoxal phosphate-dependent enzyme codes for MDVSPDRIAGDSAQEIAESVRGLIDSGELAPGDALPPYRRLAEHLGVNRNTTIAAYRQLAVAGAVETRGRGGTIVLGPHLGTEEGFLLGTTLRDVGSGNPDAALLPNPADVSLPAAPPRLYGETPIDPALAAWATEWIRADRARPFSLSVTSGAVDAVERLLAGALAVGDAVALEDPCYLTSINTTRVAGYRTIPVPVDADGMTPDGLRAALEQGARAVVCTPRAHNPTGVSVSPERAAELRATLEGYPNVLVVEDDHFSLLSTSTPVSIVPPEHRRWALVRSVSKFLGPDLRLALVATDDDTARRLALRTGSGATWVSHLLQRTVHALVSDASVLARVRQARAHYAKRNLAFVERLRLVGVPTASRDGLNVWVDVATDATEVADGLADRGWLVREGGMFTLGDEASTRLRFTVHDLTDAEQETLVEDLIAAREAAANGLSPSAGTTHRSPDVHESGTRGEDAP; via the coding sequence ATGGACGTCTCACCGGATCGCATCGCAGGCGACAGTGCCCAGGAGATCGCGGAGAGCGTGCGGGGGCTCATCGACTCGGGCGAGCTCGCGCCCGGCGACGCACTCCCCCCGTACCGACGCCTCGCTGAGCACCTCGGCGTCAATCGGAACACGACGATCGCCGCGTACCGGCAGCTCGCCGTCGCGGGCGCGGTCGAGACGCGGGGACGCGGGGGCACGATCGTGCTCGGCCCGCACCTCGGCACCGAGGAGGGGTTCCTCCTCGGCACGACCCTGCGGGACGTGGGCAGCGGGAACCCCGATGCGGCGCTCCTGCCGAACCCGGCGGACGTGTCGCTGCCGGCCGCGCCCCCGCGCCTCTATGGGGAGACGCCGATCGATCCGGCGCTCGCGGCGTGGGCGACCGAGTGGATCCGTGCGGACCGAGCCCGGCCGTTCTCCCTCTCGGTGACGTCCGGTGCGGTCGACGCGGTCGAACGACTCCTCGCCGGCGCCCTCGCGGTCGGTGACGCGGTCGCACTCGAGGACCCCTGCTACCTCACGAGCATCAACACGACTCGCGTCGCGGGATACCGGACGATTCCCGTGCCGGTGGATGCGGACGGCATGACCCCCGACGGCCTGCGTGCGGCACTCGAGCAGGGGGCGCGCGCGGTCGTCTGCACGCCGCGCGCCCACAATCCGACGGGCGTGAGCGTGAGCCCGGAGCGGGCCGCCGAACTCCGGGCCACGCTCGAGGGGTATCCGAACGTGCTCGTCGTCGAGGACGACCACTTCTCGCTCCTGTCGACGTCGACCCCCGTGTCGATCGTTCCACCGGAGCACCGGCGATGGGCGCTCGTGCGCTCGGTGTCGAAGTTCCTCGGGCCCGACCTGCGCCTCGCGCTCGTCGCGACCGACGACGACACGGCGCGCAGGCTCGCGCTCCGGACGGGCTCGGGCGCGACCTGGGTGAGTCACCTCCTGCAGCGCACGGTGCACGCGCTCGTCAGCGATGCGTCGGTGCTCGCGCGCGTGCGGCAGGCTCGTGCGCACTATGCGAAGCGGAATCTCGCGTTCGTCGAACGACTGCGCCTCGTCGGCGTCCCGACCGCGAGTCGGGACGGGCTGAACGTCTGGGTCGACGTCGCGACCGACGCCACCGAGGTCGCCGACGGACTCGCCGATCGCGGCTGGCTCGTGCGCGAGGGCGGCATGTTCACGCTCGGCGACGAGGCATCGACACGTTTGCGCTTCACGGTGCACGACCTGACCGACGCCGAGCAGGAGACGCTCGTCGAGGACCTGATCGCGGCGCGTGAGGCGGCCGCGAACGGTCTCTCGCCGAGCGCGGGCACCACACACCGATCACCGGACGTCCACGAGTCCGGTACACGAGGAGAGGATGCACCATGA
- a CDS encoding DUF1992 domain-containing protein, producing the protein MTEHESSSGFVDPAAFPCDVDLAVALIADRQIRAAIERGAFDDLPGAGKPLDLDDHLDPDWWLKGLVKREQLAMLPPSIELRRDDAALDERLDTLTNEKAVRHEIAEFNTRVVRARFQPPAGPPLVTMPRDTEATVAAWAERRAARAEEARRRADEAARATERRRRWPRFRARRRATDAPET; encoded by the coding sequence ATGACCGAGCACGAATCGTCCAGTGGGTTCGTCGACCCCGCTGCCTTCCCGTGTGATGTCGACCTCGCCGTCGCGCTCATCGCCGACCGCCAGATCCGTGCGGCGATCGAGCGCGGGGCGTTCGACGACCTGCCGGGCGCGGGCAAGCCCCTCGACCTCGACGACCACCTCGATCCCGACTGGTGGCTCAAGGGCCTCGTCAAGCGCGAGCAACTCGCCATGCTGCCACCCTCGATCGAGCTCCGCCGGGACGACGCGGCCCTCGACGAGCGGCTCGATACGCTCACGAACGAGAAGGCCGTCCGCCACGAGATCGCGGAGTTCAACACCCGCGTCGTCCGGGCGCGCTTCCAACCACCAGCCGGGCCGCCGCTCGTCACCATGCCGCGCGACACCGAGGCGACCGTCGCGGCATGGGCCGAACGACGGGCCGCTCGCGCCGAGGAAGCACGGCGTCGGGCGGACGAGGCCGCACGGGCGACCGAACGTCGTCGCCGTTGGCCGCGATTCCGCGCCCGGCGACGAGCCACGGACGCGCCGGAGACCTGA
- the xdhB gene encoding xanthine dehydrogenase molybdopterin binding subunit — protein MSDLATRPAAPVVGRSHPHESAAGHVTGEALYTDDIAQRTAYALTAWPVASPHAHARVLRLDTEAALRIPGVVRVLTSADVPAVNDAGIKGDEPLFPEVAQFVGHAVAWVLGEDEDAARAGAAAVEVEWEVLPSLVSVDDAIAAGSFQGVVRTVRRGDPDVALTNAPHVFEGVTAFEGQEHFYLETQAALAFVDEGGQLFVHSSTQHPTEAQEIVAHVLGLSSNDVTVQVARMGGGFGGKEMQSHGYAAIAAIGTLLTGRPVRLRLSRALDLVMTGKRHGFHISWRVGFDDDGRILALKAVLTSDGGWCLDMSEPVMARALCHVDNAYFIPNIEAVGRIAKSNKTSQTAFRGFGGPQGMLLIEDVLGRSAPLLGLDPEELRRRNFYVDGQTTPYGMPVRHAHRIERIWREVGERSDFAARRAEVDAFNARHDDRKRGLAITPVKFGISFNLVAFNQAGALVHVYKDGSVLINHGGTEMGQGLNTKMIQVAATALGVPYDSVRLAPTRTDKVPNTSATAASSGADLNGGAVKNACEQIIERIADVAGGMLGVQGRDVRISDGVVRALGIPDRELTFAEVVGEAYRRRIQLWAAGFYRTEGLHWDANTMSGEPFKYFACGAAVTEVEVDGYTGATSTRRVDIVHDVGDSLSPMIDIGQIEGAYVQGLGWLTLEDLRWDESDGPGRGRLLTSSASTYKLPSFSEMPVEFNVHLLQDAAEEGAVYGSKAVGEPPFMLAFSAREALRDAVAAYGPVGYSVELASPATPEALYWAIDRARAAADGGPGDADPSSASPSVTTADDAPGAHPSTSGSGSTRTTGLPSPVALAVDPVDD, from the coding sequence ATGAGTGACCTGGCAACCCGACCGGCGGCCCCGGTCGTCGGCCGTTCCCACCCCCACGAGAGCGCGGCCGGTCACGTGACCGGCGAGGCCCTCTACACCGACGACATCGCGCAGCGCACCGCTTACGCGCTCACCGCCTGGCCGGTGGCGTCGCCGCACGCGCACGCTCGCGTGCTCCGGCTCGACACCGAGGCGGCACTTCGCATCCCGGGTGTCGTCCGTGTCCTGACGAGTGCCGATGTGCCCGCGGTCAACGACGCCGGGATCAAGGGCGACGAGCCGCTCTTCCCCGAGGTCGCACAGTTCGTCGGTCATGCCGTCGCCTGGGTGCTCGGCGAGGACGAGGACGCGGCGCGCGCCGGTGCGGCCGCGGTCGAGGTCGAGTGGGAGGTGCTCCCCTCGCTCGTGTCGGTCGACGATGCGATCGCAGCGGGATCGTTCCAGGGAGTCGTCCGCACCGTGCGACGGGGCGACCCCGACGTGGCGCTCACGAACGCGCCGCACGTGTTCGAGGGGGTCACGGCGTTCGAGGGTCAGGAGCACTTCTACCTCGAGACGCAGGCGGCGCTCGCGTTCGTGGACGAGGGCGGTCAGCTCTTCGTGCACTCGAGCACACAGCACCCGACAGAGGCACAGGAGATCGTCGCCCACGTCCTCGGCCTCTCGAGCAACGACGTGACGGTGCAGGTCGCGCGCATGGGCGGCGGCTTCGGTGGCAAGGAGATGCAGTCGCACGGCTACGCGGCGATCGCCGCGATCGGCACACTCCTGACCGGCCGCCCGGTGCGGCTGCGACTCAGCCGCGCGCTCGACCTCGTCATGACCGGCAAGCGCCACGGGTTCCACATCTCGTGGCGCGTCGGGTTCGACGACGACGGGCGGATTCTCGCCCTCAAGGCCGTCCTCACCTCCGACGGCGGCTGGTGTCTCGACATGTCCGAGCCGGTTATGGCCCGCGCGCTCTGCCACGTCGACAACGCCTACTTCATCCCGAACATCGAGGCGGTCGGCCGCATCGCGAAGTCGAACAAGACGTCGCAGACCGCGTTCCGCGGGTTCGGCGGCCCACAGGGCATGCTCCTCATCGAGGACGTCCTGGGCCGGAGCGCACCGCTCCTCGGCCTCGACCCGGAGGAACTGCGGCGCCGGAACTTCTACGTCGACGGGCAGACGACGCCCTACGGCATGCCCGTCCGCCACGCGCACCGCATCGAGCGCATCTGGCGCGAGGTCGGCGAGCGCAGCGATTTCGCGGCCCGCCGCGCCGAGGTGGACGCCTTCAACGCGCGGCACGACGACCGCAAGCGCGGCCTCGCCATCACGCCCGTGAAGTTCGGGATCTCGTTCAACCTCGTCGCGTTCAACCAGGCCGGTGCGCTCGTCCACGTCTACAAGGACGGTTCCGTCCTCATCAATCACGGCGGCACCGAGATGGGGCAGGGCCTCAACACGAAGATGATCCAGGTCGCCGCGACCGCGCTCGGTGTCCCGTACGACAGCGTGCGGCTCGCGCCGACCCGCACCGACAAGGTGCCGAACACGTCGGCGACGGCGGCGAGCTCCGGCGCCGACCTCAACGGTGGGGCCGTCAAGAACGCGTGCGAGCAGATCATCGAGCGCATCGCCGACGTCGCGGGCGGCATGCTCGGCGTGCAGGGCCGCGACGTGCGCATCTCGGACGGTGTCGTGCGTGCCCTGGGCATCCCGGATCGCGAACTCACGTTCGCCGAGGTCGTCGGCGAGGCGTACCGGCGCCGCATCCAGTTGTGGGCCGCGGGCTTCTACCGCACCGAGGGACTGCACTGGGACGCGAACACGATGAGCGGCGAGCCGTTCAAGTACTTTGCGTGCGGTGCCGCCGTGACGGAGGTCGAGGTCGACGGGTACACGGGCGCGACGTCGACCCGCCGCGTCGACATCGTGCACGACGTGGGCGACTCCCTCTCCCCCATGATCGACATCGGCCAGATCGAGGGCGCCTACGTGCAGGGACTCGGCTGGCTCACGCTCGAGGACCTGCGCTGGGACGAGAGCGACGGACCCGGGCGCGGCCGGCTCCTCACCTCGTCGGCGAGCACCTACAAGTTGCCGAGCTTCTCGGAGATGCCGGTGGAGTTCAACGTGCACCTGCTGCAGGACGCCGCCGAGGAGGGGGCCGTGTACGGCTCGAAGGCGGTCGGCGAGCCGCCGTTCATGCTCGCGTTCAGTGCGCGGGAGGCGTTGCGCGATGCCGTCGCCGCCTACGGACCGGTGGGCTACAGCGTCGAGCTCGCGTCGCCCGCGACACCGGAGGCGCTCTATTGGGCGATCGATCGCGCACGCGCGGCGGCGGACGGTGGCCCGGGCGATGCGGACCCGTCGTCCGCCTCACCGTCCGTCACCACCGCTGACGACGCGCCGGGTGCCCACCCGAGCACGTCGGGCAGCGGATCGACGCGCACGACCGGACTGCCCTCACCGGTGGCCCTCGCCGTCGATCCGGTGGACGACTGA
- a CDS encoding TIM barrel protein, with protein sequence MSGAGKGTGSPAEQSPFVLAACAEMLSLDLPFTERVRRIDDVGFEVEIWRWWEKDLDALAATGATFGSMSGYIRGELIDPDGADEIVATARESLDAAQVLDVPRLVIHGTGLDDNGLPVRPTPNPTPADWLAALRTLERLAALGTEYDKVFTLENLNHAVDHPGVPFNRASDTIALVAAVDSPHLRLNLDLYHAQIGEGDLVDLCGRAFPYIGEVQVADVPGRCEPGTGEIHYPRVARALDELGYRGVVAMEAYAADDADLALRRFREAFSIGA encoded by the coding sequence ATGAGCGGCGCCGGGAAGGGCACCGGGTCGCCCGCCGAACAGTCTCCGTTCGTGCTCGCGGCGTGCGCCGAGATGCTCTCCCTCGATCTGCCGTTCACGGAGCGCGTCCGCCGCATCGACGACGTCGGCTTCGAGGTGGAGATCTGGCGCTGGTGGGAGAAGGACCTCGACGCGCTCGCCGCGACGGGCGCGACGTTCGGCTCGATGTCGGGATACATCCGCGGCGAGCTCATCGATCCGGACGGTGCCGACGAGATCGTCGCCACCGCACGCGAGTCGCTCGACGCCGCGCAGGTGCTCGACGTGCCGCGCCTCGTGATCCACGGAACGGGCCTCGACGACAACGGCCTCCCCGTGCGGCCGACCCCGAACCCGACCCCGGCCGACTGGCTCGCGGCGCTGCGCACGCTCGAGCGGCTCGCCGCGCTCGGTACGGAGTACGACAAGGTCTTCACGTTGGAGAACCTCAACCACGCCGTCGACCACCCCGGCGTGCCGTTCAATCGGGCGAGCGACACGATTGCCCTGGTCGCGGCGGTCGACAGCCCGCATCTTCGCCTGAACCTCGACCTCTACCACGCGCAGATCGGCGAGGGTGACCTGGTCGACCTGTGCGGCCGGGCGTTTCCGTACATCGGCGAGGTCCAGGTGGCGGACGTCCCCGGCCGCTGCGAACCGGGCACGGGGGAGATCCACTACCCGCGGGTCGCTCGCGCGCTCGACGAGCTCGGTTACCGGGGAGTCGTCGCGATGGAGGCCTATGCCGCCGATGATGCCGACCTCGCGCTCCGCCGCTTCCGGGAGGCCTTTAGCATCGGAGCATGA
- a CDS encoding YggS family pyridoxal phosphate-dependent enzyme, with protein MSKQSADGVPVQDYPTATTVSEFEHNLGQVRANIAAAAARAGRDPSDVRLLPVSKTVPEERIRLAVAAGCHELGENKVQEAKRKAEELADLGVAWSVIGHLQTNKARDVAAFAAEFQALDSARVAAALDRRLQAAGRSLDVYVQVNTSAEPQKYGLAPEEVEAFLRELPNYAALRVRGLMTLAIFSRDVPAVRACFTRLRDLRDRIRDTDPELVGDGGLSMGMSGDYEVAVEEGATCVRVGQAVFGARATADGDYWPGAAGIADGA; from the coding sequence ATGTCAAAGCAATCTGCGGATGGGGTCCCCGTGCAGGACTACCCGACGGCGACGACGGTGTCGGAGTTCGAGCACAACCTGGGGCAGGTGCGGGCGAACATCGCGGCCGCGGCGGCTCGGGCGGGGCGCGATCCGTCGGATGTGCGCCTGCTGCCCGTGAGCAAGACGGTGCCGGAGGAGCGCATCCGGCTCGCCGTTGCCGCGGGGTGTCACGAGCTCGGCGAGAACAAGGTGCAGGAAGCCAAGCGAAAGGCCGAGGAGCTCGCGGATCTCGGCGTCGCCTGGTCGGTCATCGGCCATCTCCAGACCAACAAGGCGCGCGATGTGGCCGCCTTCGCCGCCGAGTTCCAGGCGCTCGACAGCGCACGTGTCGCGGCGGCGCTCGACCGCCGCTTGCAGGCTGCGGGCCGGTCGCTCGACGTGTACGTCCAGGTCAACACCTCGGCCGAACCGCAGAAGTACGGGCTGGCACCCGAGGAGGTCGAGGCGTTCCTCCGTGAGCTGCCGAACTACGCCGCGCTCAGGGTGCGCGGGCTCATGACGCTCGCGATCTTCAGTCGCGACGTCCCGGCCGTCCGTGCCTGCTTCACGCGACTGCGGGATCTGCGCGACCGCATCCGCGACACGGATCCGGAGCTCGTCGGCGACGGCGGACTGTCGATGGGCATGTCCGGCGACTACGAGGTGGCGGTCGAGGAGGGGGCGACGTGCGTGCGCGTCGGCCAGGCCGTCTTCGGCGCCCGCGCGACCGCCGACGGCGACTACTGGCCGGGCGCCGCGGGTATCGCCGACGGCGCCTGA
- the gabT gene encoding 4-aminobutyrate--2-oxoglutarate transaminase codes for MSSTITTGAAPSAPQLVTEIPGPRSREINARRTAAVPRGVGAVLPVYVDRAEGPWVVDVDGNRLLDLGAGIGVTTLGHSQPTVVAAAQEQLERFAHTLFTVTPYENYVRLAERLAARTPGSHAKKSFFVNSGAEAVENAVKIARAHTGRYAVASLDHAFHGRTNLTIAMNHRAAPYGTGFGPFAPGIHRVPNSYPFRDGLTGAEAAARTIAHLEQRIGVTDLAAIVAEPIQGEGGFVVPADGYLPALQAWASANGVVFVADEIQAGLGRTGTWFASELFDLVPDLVLTAKGIADGLPLAGITGRAEIMDAALPGGLGGTFGGNPVSIAAAHAVFDLLETGAPFVEAARIEHALTTGLRALAARHDVIGEVRGHGAMIAFELTEPGTTAPLAGLANEIAAFAAQRGILLLTAGSDGNVIRFLPSLEVTDEQIAFTLGVVDDALAAR; via the coding sequence ATGAGCTCGACCATCACGACCGGGGCGGCACCGTCGGCCCCGCAGCTCGTCACTGAGATCCCCGGCCCGCGGAGCCGCGAGATCAATGCGCGTCGGACGGCGGCCGTTCCGCGCGGGGTGGGCGCCGTGCTGCCCGTGTACGTCGATCGCGCGGAGGGCCCGTGGGTCGTCGACGTGGACGGGAACCGACTGCTCGACCTCGGTGCCGGGATCGGCGTGACGACGCTCGGGCACTCGCAGCCGACCGTCGTCGCAGCCGCGCAGGAACAGCTCGAACGCTTCGCCCATACGCTGTTCACGGTCACGCCGTACGAGAACTACGTCCGCCTCGCCGAACGGCTCGCGGCCCGTACGCCGGGGTCCCACGCGAAGAAGAGCTTCTTCGTGAACTCGGGCGCCGAGGCCGTCGAGAACGCCGTCAAGATCGCCCGCGCCCACACCGGCCGGTACGCGGTCGCATCGCTCGACCACGCGTTCCACGGCCGCACGAACCTGACGATCGCGATGAACCACCGCGCGGCGCCGTACGGGACGGGCTTCGGTCCGTTCGCGCCGGGCATCCATCGCGTGCCGAACTCGTACCCGTTCCGCGACGGGCTCACGGGCGCGGAGGCCGCGGCCCGTACGATCGCCCACCTCGAGCAGCGCATCGGGGTCACGGACCTCGCGGCGATCGTCGCCGAGCCGATCCAGGGCGAGGGCGGATTCGTCGTCCCCGCGGACGGCTACCTGCCTGCACTGCAGGCGTGGGCGAGCGCGAACGGCGTCGTCTTCGTCGCGGACGAGATCCAGGCCGGTCTCGGCCGCACCGGCACGTGGTTCGCGAGCGAGCTGTTCGACCTCGTGCCCGATCTCGTGCTCACCGCGAAGGGCATCGCCGACGGACTCCCGCTCGCGGGGATCACGGGACGGGCGGAGATCATGGACGCCGCGCTCCCGGGCGGACTCGGCGGGACGTTCGGCGGCAATCCGGTGTCGATCGCCGCCGCTCACGCCGTGTTCGACCTGCTCGAGACGGGTGCGCCGTTCGTCGAGGCGGCGCGCATCGAGCACGCGCTCACGACGGGGCTGCGCGCGCTCGCGGCGAGGCACGACGTCATCGGCGAGGTGCGCGGCCACGGCGCGATGATCGCGTTCGAGCTCACCGAACCGGGCACGACCGCGCCGCTCGCCGGACTCGCGAACGAGATCGCCGCGTTCGCCGCGCAGCGCGGGATCCTGCTCCTGACGGCGGGCAGCGACGGCAACGTGATCCGCTTCCTCCCCTCACTCGAGGTCACGGACGAACAGATCGCGTTCACACTCGGCGTCGTCGACGACGCGCTCGCGGCACGCTGA
- a CDS encoding Gfo/Idh/MocA family oxidoreductase produces MSTSPLIRLALIGAGRIGSNHAAIIARDLPNAELVAVADPVDGAAATLAESLGVEHSYTDVAELLARPDLDAVVITAPARFHTTLVEQAAAAGKAVFCEKPTGVSLEELRRVEAAVERHGVIFQVGFNRRYANGFPELRAALDAGRLGTPQLLRSVTRDPGLADPAAVRPFTIFLETLIHDFDTLNFFNPGARATSVYAVADALVAPDFKDTGLLDTAVVTIRYDNGAIATAEANFSAAYGYDARAEVFGSAGMATAGELAASSLRLYGTSGAAFDTVRADTQLMRAAYTAELQTFVDAVAGDESARPGTEAALEAMVIALACIESVTSGEPVEVVR; encoded by the coding sequence ATGTCCACGTCCCCGCTCATCCGCCTCGCGCTCATCGGCGCCGGGCGCATCGGAAGCAACCACGCCGCGATCATCGCCCGCGACCTGCCGAACGCCGAGCTCGTCGCCGTCGCCGACCCCGTCGACGGGGCGGCGGCGACGCTCGCCGAATCGCTCGGCGTCGAGCACTCGTACACCGACGTCGCCGAACTCCTCGCGCGCCCGGACCTCGATGCGGTCGTCATCACGGCACCCGCCCGGTTCCACACCACGCTGGTCGAACAGGCCGCGGCGGCCGGAAAGGCTGTTTTCTGCGAGAAGCCGACCGGCGTCTCGCTCGAGGAGCTGCGCCGCGTCGAGGCGGCCGTCGAGCGGCACGGTGTGATCTTCCAGGTCGGATTCAACCGCCGATACGCGAACGGATTCCCCGAACTCCGCGCGGCCCTCGACGCCGGACGGCTCGGAACGCCGCAGTTGCTCCGCTCGGTGACCCGTGACCCCGGGCTCGCCGACCCCGCCGCGGTCCGGCCGTTCACGATCTTCCTCGAGACGCTCATCCATGACTTCGACACCCTGAACTTCTTCAATCCGGGTGCCCGTGCGACCTCGGTGTACGCGGTCGCGGACGCGCTCGTCGCCCCGGACTTCAAGGACACCGGCCTGCTCGACACCGCGGTCGTGACGATCCGATACGACAACGGCGCGATCGCGACGGCGGAGGCGAACTTCTCGGCCGCCTACGGCTACGACGCCCGAGCCGAGGTCTTCGGCAGTGCGGGGATGGCGACGGCCGGGGAGCTCGCCGCGTCGAGCCTCCGTCTCTACGGCACGTCGGGCGCGGCGTTCGATACGGTGCGCGCCGACACGCAGCTCATGCGCGCCGCCTACACGGCCGAGCTGCAAACGTTCGTCGACGCGGTCGCGGGTGACGAGAGCGCGCGACCCGGCACGGAAGCGGCCCTCGAAGCGATGGTCATCGCGCTCGCCTGCATCGAGTCGGTCACGAGCGGCGAGCCCGTCGAGGTTGTCCGATGA
- the xdhC gene encoding xanthine dehydrogenase accessory protein XdhC yields the protein MDWVDELARLRGRGEAGVLLTVATVRGHAPREPGAKLVVSRDATWGTIGGGNAEASAIDRARELLDDGAAGTELLTFRLNDRVATEHGVQCCGGEMTVLVEPIRPRRVVAVFGLGHVGFEIAHVLARHELRLVLVDSRAEATLPERFAALATGPADLSIRHEAAPERVVADLPAEATLLVLTHDHAEDFVLCDAALRHASSGYIGLIGSNAKWQRFRSRLADEGHTAEAIDRITCPIGIPDITAKDPASIAVAVAADLLARRDAGVPR from the coding sequence GTGGACTGGGTCGACGAGCTCGCGCGGCTCCGCGGCCGGGGCGAAGCGGGCGTGCTGCTCACGGTCGCGACCGTCCGTGGGCACGCGCCGCGCGAGCCCGGCGCGAAGCTCGTCGTTTCGCGCGATGCGACGTGGGGCACGATCGGCGGCGGGAACGCTGAGGCGTCGGCGATCGACCGGGCGCGTGAGCTGCTCGACGACGGGGCGGCCGGCACGGAACTGCTCACGTTCCGGCTCAACGATCGCGTCGCGACCGAGCACGGCGTGCAGTGCTGCGGAGGGGAGATGACCGTGCTCGTGGAGCCGATCCGACCGAGGCGGGTCGTGGCCGTGTTCGGCCTCGGGCACGTGGGGTTCGAGATCGCACACGTCCTCGCGCGTCACGAGCTCCGGCTCGTGCTCGTGGACTCGCGTGCCGAGGCGACCCTGCCCGAGCGCTTCGCCGCGCTCGCGACGGGCCCCGCCGATCTCTCGATCCGTCACGAGGCCGCCCCGGAGCGCGTCGTCGCCGATCTGCCGGCCGAGGCGACGCTCCTCGTGCTCACACACGACCACGCGGAGGACTTCGTGCTGTGTGACGCGGCGCTGCGCCACGCCTCGTCGGGGTACATCGGCCTCATCGGGTCGAACGCGAAGTGGCAACGGTTCCGGAGTCGGCTCGCGGACGAAGGCCATACGGCGGAGGCGATCGATCGCATCACGTGCCCGATCGGCATCCCGGACATCACGGCGAAGGACCCCGCATCGATCGCGGTCGCGGTCGCGGCGGACCTCCTCGCCAGGCGCGACGCGGGCGTCCCCCGGTGA
- a CDS encoding LacI family DNA-binding transcriptional regulator produces MSDADARDAHDAPGPARPGNGKRVTMRDVAEAAGVSQPLVSIVMREAPGAGAETRARVLQAAARLGYRRDERARMLRQGRSLLIGIVFHAAQPFHGELIDELQLAARGAGYNVSLAAVTRHRGEADAIDALLGERVEGLVLLGATLPQDAVDRIAGEVAVVTVASQYGSTWFDSVSMDDARGTELAVRHLRAGGHTRILYLGAPGVSGDATRRATFLRCASEEGLDDEVAVLPGGASEADGARGIEAALRSHPDATAVIAFNDRSAQGIVAQARLLGKRVPEDLAVVGFDDSEQAELPYLQLTSLAQDPAQLASAAVEMVVRRAEARAEGSPPLPGEHRILPTELVVRRSSGGRTA; encoded by the coding sequence ATGAGCGACGCCGACGCACGAGACGCACACGATGCCCCCGGCCCCGCGAGACCGGGGAACGGCAAACGCGTCACGATGCGCGACGTCGCCGAAGCGGCCGGGGTCTCGCAGCCACTCGTCTCGATCGTCATGCGGGAGGCGCCGGGCGCGGGAGCAGAGACGCGGGCGCGCGTGCTCCAGGCAGCCGCTCGCCTCGGCTACCGACGGGACGAGCGAGCCCGGATGCTCCGGCAGGGCCGCTCGCTCCTCATCGGCATCGTCTTCCACGCGGCTCAGCCGTTCCACGGTGAGCTCATCGACGAGTTGCAGCTCGCCGCCCGCGGGGCGGGCTACAACGTGTCGCTCGCGGCCGTGACGAGACATCGTGGCGAGGCGGACGCGATCGATGCGCTCCTCGGGGAGCGGGTGGAGGGCCTCGTGCTGCTCGGCGCGACGCTGCCGCAGGACGCCGTCGACCGCATCGCGGGCGAGGTGGCCGTCGTCACTGTGGCCAGTCAGTACGGCTCCACGTGGTTCGACAGCGTCTCGATGGACGACGCTCGAGGCACGGAGCTCGCCGTCAGGCACCTGCGTGCGGGCGGGCACACGCGCATCCTCTACCTCGGCGCTCCGGGCGTCTCGGGGGACGCGACGAGGCGAGCGACGTTCCTCCGCTGTGCGTCGGAGGAGGGGCTGGACGACGAGGTCGCCGTCCTCCCGGGCGGCGCCTCGGAGGCCGACGGCGCGCGCGGTATCGAGGCGGCACTGCGAAGCCACCCCGACGCGACCGCGGTCATCGCCTTCAACGATCGAAGCGCCCAGGGCATCGTCGCTCAGGCGCGCCTCCTCGGGAAGCGAGTCCCCGAAGACCTCGCGGTCGTCGGCTTCGACGATTCCGAGCAGGCCGAGCTGCCGTACCTGCAACTCACGAGCCTGGCGCAGGACCCCGCGCAGCTCGCATCGGCTGCCGTCGAGATGGTGGTTCGGCGGGCGGAGGCGCGCGCCGAGGGGTCACCTCCGCTACCCGGCGAACACCGCATCCTGCCGACGGAACTCGTCGTTCGGCGCAGCAGCGGTGGGCGCACCGCGTAG